Proteins encoded in a region of the Pelmatolapia mariae isolate MD_Pm_ZW unplaced genomic scaffold, Pm_UMD_F_2 NODE_ptg000548l+_length_29852_cov_1, whole genome shotgun sequence genome:
- the LOC134623305 gene encoding sialidase-3-like — protein MGCGCSTTAQLQKKTVFESKKADKKVYRIPALLYEKGSKTLFAFAEQRKTSDDASAEKLVMKTGNIKEKCCQKTVEWSELKQVEKALIKGYRPMNPCPVYDKVNNTLFLFFICVEDGITESDQKENYDNRTRLCYITSEDLGETWSDVTDLTDKLSEIKKWSTFAVGPGHGIQTESGRLIIPVYAYTHCKPSSKPYALSLYSNDHGNNWKFGELFKTLSVECEMAELSKDHIYCNARNEKGYRVEAVSDDNGVNFTILDPGDKLVETVSPKAKGCQGSVISFPAQPEGDPSQNQNKWLLFTHPTSKTDRVELGVYLNNSPPDPKVVQGLLHWSKPWIINNGPSGYSDLAYIDDGWFACLFECGQQEIHEQIASVVFHYKNVQEGIEKMSNN, from the exons ATGGGCTGTGGATGTTCAACAACAGCTCAGCTGCAGAAAAAAACTGTCTTTGAATCTAAAAAAGCTGATAAAAAGGTTTACAGGATTCCTGCTCTTCTGTATGAGAAAggaagtaaaactttatttgccTTTGCAGAGCAGAGGAAGACTTCAGATGATGCCAGCGCAGAAAAGCTGGTtatgaaaacaggaaacatcaAGGAGAAATGCTGTCAGAAGACGGTTGAG TGGTCAGAGCTCAAACAGGTGGAAAAGGCACTTATTAAAGGATACCGTCCAATGAACCCCTGCCCGGTGTATGACAAGGTCAACAATAcacttttcctgtttttcatctgtgttgaagacggcatcactgagagtgaCCAAAAAGAAAACTATGACAACAGGACCCGTCTCTGCTACATCACAAGTGAGGATCTTGGAGAAACCTGGAGCGATGTGACCGATTTGACTGACAAActgagtgaaataaaaaaatggtcCACATTTGCCGTTGGGCCAGGCCACGGGATTCAAACAGAGAGTGGTAGACTGATTATCCCAGTTTATGCTTATACTCACTGCAAACCAAGTAGTAAACCATATGCACTCTCATTGTATAGTAATGATCATGGTAATAACTGGAAATTTGGTGAACTGTTTAAAACATTATCAGTTGAGTGTGAAATGGCTGAACTTTCCAAAGACCACATCTACTGCAATGCCCGTAATGAAAAAGGCTATCGAGTGGAAGCAGTCAGTGATGATAATGgagttaacttcaccattctcGATCCTGGAGACAAGCTTGTGGAAACTGTTTCCCCAAAAGCTAAAGGCTGTCAGGGAAGTGTGATCTCCTTCCCAGCTCAACCAGAAGGTGACCCAAGccagaaccaaaacaaatggCTGCTGTTCACGCACCCAACCAGTAAGACAGACAGAGTTGAGTTAGGAGTGTATCTGAACAACTCCCCACCTGATCCAAAGGTGGTCCAGGGTTTGCTCCATTGGAGCAAACCCTGGATCATTAATAATGGACCCAGTGGTTACTCAGACCTGGCTTACATTGATGATGGCTGGTTTGCATGTCTGTTTGAGTGTGGGCAGCAGGAAATACATGAGCAGATAGCCTCTGTTGTCTTTCACTACAAGAACGTCCAGGAAGGCATTGAAAAGATgtcaaataactga